The following coding sequences are from one Lolium rigidum isolate FL_2022 chromosome 6, APGP_CSIRO_Lrig_0.1, whole genome shotgun sequence window:
- the LOC124665602 gene encoding dual-specificity RNA methyltransferase RlmN-like — protein MAALPLLRWGASSLLAHSSPPASRRLFSAIRRPPAAAHCEPGSRVMLKGMDYPELEKWVQSQGFRPGQAMMLWKCLYGNNVWAHYPDELAGLNKDLRKMISEHADLKALTVKDIITASDGTRKILFSLEDASVIETVVIPSARGRTTVCVSSQVGCAMNCQFCFTGRMGLRKHLSTAEIVEQAVFARRLFSDEFGSITNVVFMGMGEPLHNVDNVIKASSIMVDEQGLQFSPRKVTVSTSGLVPQIKRFLHESNCDLAVSLNATTDEVRNWIMPINRKYNLNLLLGTLREELRLRPKSIVLFEYVMLAGVNDSVDDAKRLTELVHDIPCKINLISFNPHSGSQFKPTPDEKIIEFRNMLIQSGLTVMVRLSRGDDQMAACGQLGEPGQLPLLRVPEKFLAAL, from the exons ATGGCGGCGCTGCCTCTTCTCCGGTGGGGCGCGTCCTCCCTCCTTGCCCACTCCTCCCCTCCCGCGTCGCGGCGCCTGTTCTCTGCCATCCGACGCCCCCCCGCTGCCGCCCACTGCGAGCCCGGCTCCAGGGTCATGCTCAAGGGAATGGATTACCCAGAACTCGAG AAATGGGTGCAGTCGCAAGGATTCCGACCGGGGCAGGCCATGATGCTGTGGAAATGCCTCTACGGCAACAACGTCTGGGCGCATTACCCCGACGAGCTGGCTG GCTTGAACAAGGACTTGAGGAAAATGATAAGTGAGCATGCTGATCTCAAGGCATTAACTGTAAAAGACATTATCACTGCATCCGATGGAACCCGAAAG ATAttgttctctcttgaagatgccTCGGTGATTGAAACAGTTGTCATTCCTAGTGCCAGAGGCAGAACAACGGTCTGTGTTTCAAGTCAAGTGGGTTGTGCCATGAATTGTCAGTTTTGCTTTACTGGGAG GATGGGTTTGAGAAAGCATCTGTCTACAGCTGAGATAGTTGAGCAGGCTGTGTTTGCTCGTAGGCTATTTTCAGATGAATTtggatctattacaaatgttgtATTTATG GGCATGGGTGAGCCACTGCACAATGTAGACAATGTAATAAAAGCATCGTCTATAATGGTTGATGAGCAGGGCCTTCAGTTTAGTCCTCGCAAGGTTACTGTCTCCACAAGTGGTCTTGTTCCACAGATAAAACGCTTCCTCCATGAATCCAATTGTGATCTGGCTGTTAGTCTTAATGCAACAACTGATGAG GTCAGGAACTGGATAATGCCCATTAACAGAAAGTATAATCTTAACTTGCTTCTTGGCACTTTAAGGGAGGAACTTCGCTTGAGACCTAAGTCCATAGTGCTATTTGAGTATGTCATGCTTGCTGGCGTGAACGACAG TGTGGACGATGCGAAGAGGCTTACAGAGCTGGTTCATGACATTCCCTGCAAGATCAACCTCATCTCTTTCAATCCCCATAGTGGGTCCCAATTCAAGCCCACACCCGATGAGAAGATTATCGAGTTCCGTAACATGTTAATCCAATCTGGCCTGACCGTTATGGTTCGGCTAAGCAGAGGCGATGATCAGATGGCTGCCTGCGGGCAGCTCGGAGAGCCTGGCCAGCTACCGTTGCTCCGTGTGCCTGAGAAATTTCTGGCCGCCTTATGA
- the LOC124663445 gene encoding CASP-like protein 4U1, with protein MAETPRAPPPARPPPPIPLPDTPPRPESPPSTPGEDYHTPTPSLDEAREETPPWQQQETNGRAAAKSPSPTLSPVRLPSQHRLLPPNSPTGNGEEAAATGQPQAPGRRPQLRLAPGLVRTPSQGSVAKSPSPSPSPSPPSPLTPAAPPVPTTNSKSVQSTPKRTESWKPPATGISVQFDPVEEAVTSPLQLGKARLDSHRARTPAAAANGAASNTVPREVAAVAAVGERRTLSVALRLATALLSLASFALIASAKTSGWDGDHFDRYVQYRYALAVNVIVCVYSIAQALGEIRRLVAARFAYRSMSSYYFSLFLDQVLAYLLMSASSAAASRNNLWVSSFGQDAFNKKITSAMWLSFLGFIALAASSLISTANLFSMV; from the exons ATGGCCGAGACCCCCCGTgccccgccgccggcgaggccgccgcctcCCATCCCTCTACCCGACACGCCGCCTCGGCCGGAGTCGCCCCCTTCGACACCAGGCGAGGATTACCACACGCCGACGCCGTCGCTGGACGAGGCGCGCGAAGAAACGCCGCCGTGGCAGCAGCAAGAAACCAACGGGAGAGCAGCCGCCAAGAGCCCGAGCCCGACCCTCTCGCCCGTGCGCCTCCCCTCGCAGCACCGCTTGCTGCCGCCCAACTCTCCCACCGGCAACGGCGAAGAAGCCGCCGCCACCGGGCAGCCGCAGGCGCCGGGTCGCCGCCCGCAGCTCCGCCTCGCGCCCGGCCTCGTGCGGACGCCGTCGCAAGGGTCCGTCGCCAAGTCCccctcgccatcgccgtcgccttcGCCGCCGTCACCGCTGACCCCGGCGGCTCCTCCCGTCCCCACAACCAACAGCAAGAGCGTCCAGAGCACGCCGAAGCGCACCGAGTCATGGAAGCCGCCGGCCACGGGCATCTCGGTGCAGTTTGACCCGGTCGAGGAGGCCGTCACGTCGCCGCTGCAGCTCGGCAAGGCCCGGCTCGACAGCCATCGCGCCCGcacgccggcggccgcggcgaaCGGGGCCGCGTCGAACACGGTGCCGCGTGAGGTGGCGGCCGTGGCCGCGGTCGGGGAGAGGAGGACGCTGTCGGTGGCGCTGCGGCTCGCCACGGCGCTGCTCAGCCTGGCCTCCTTCGCGCTCATCGCCAGCGCCAAGACGTCCGGTTGGGACGGCGACCACTTCGATCGCTACGTGCAGTACAG GTATGCGCTCGCGGTGAACGTGATCGTCTGCGTCTACTCGATCGCGCAAGCGCTCGGTGAGATCCGCCGTCTGGTTGCGGCGAGGTTTGCTTACCGGAGCATGTCAAGCTACTACTTCAGCCTGTTCCTTGACCAG GTCTTGGCGTACCTCCTGATGTCTGCATCGTCGGCTGCTGCGTCGCGCAACAATCTCTGGGTGTCGAGCTTTGGCCAGGATGCGTTCAACAAGAAGATCACCAGCGCAATGTGGCTGTCCTTCCTTGGGTTCATCGCGCTTGCTGCAAGCTCTCTCATCTCCACGGCTAATCTTTTCAGCATGGTCTAA
- the LOC124665603 gene encoding probable glycosyltransferase At5g03795 yields MAPDDALRYAKKEIMAAEPVVDDPDLHAPLFKNVSQFKRSYELMERILKVYIYQDGRRPIFHTPPLSGIYASEGWFMKLLKESRRFVVADAARAHLFYLPYSSQHLRLSLYVPESHNLRPLSVYLRNFVKGLAAKYPFWNRTRGADHFLVACHDWGPYTTTAHRDLRKNSIKALCNADSSEGIFVPGKDVSLPETTIRTPKRPLRYVGGLPVSRRRILAFFAGNVHGRVRPILLQHWGDGHDDDMRVYALLPGRVSRRMNYIQHMKNSRFCLCPMGYEVNSPRIVEALYYECVPVIIADNFVLPFSDVLDWTAFSVVIAEKDIPDLKKILQGISLRRYVAMHNCVKRLQRHFLWHERPIRYDLFHMILHSIWLSRVNHVELHE; encoded by the exons ATGGCGCCTGATGACGCGCTGCGGTACGCCAAGAAGGAGATAATGGCCGCCGAGCCGGTCGTCGACGACcccgacctgcacgcgcctctctTCAAGAACGTCTCCCAATTCAAGAG GAGCTACGAACTGATGGAACGGATACTCAAAGTTTACATTTACCAGGACGGCCGGCGGCCCATCTTCCACACCCCTCCCCTCAGCGGCATCTACGCGTCCGAGGGCTGGTTCATGAAGCTCCTCAAGGAGAGCCGCCGCTTCGTCGTCGCCGACGCCGCCAGGGCGCACCTCTTCTACCTGCCCTACAGCTCGCAGCACCTCAGGCTCTCGCTCTACGTACCAGAATCGCATAACCTGCGGCCCCTGTCCGTCTACCTGAGAAACTTCGTCAAGGGCCTCGCCGCCAAGTACCCGTTCTGGAACCGCACTAGAGGCGCCGATCATTTCCTCGTCGCCTGCCACGACTGG GGACCTTACACGACCACGGCGCACCGCGACCTACGCAAGAACAGCATCAAGGCGCTCTGCAACGCCGACAGCTCGGAGGGGATCTTCGTCCCCGGGAAGGACGTGTCTCTCCCGGAGACAACCATCAGGACGCCGAAGCGGCCCCTCCGATACGTCGGCGGGCTCCCGGTGTCCCGGCGGCGCATCCTCGCCTTCTTCGCCGGCAACGTGCACGGCAGGGTGAGACCGATCCTCCTCCAGCACTGGGGCGACGGGCACGACGACGACATGAGGGTGTACGCGCTGCTCCCCGGCAGGGTGTCCAGGAGGATGAACTACATCCAGCACATGAAGAACAGCAGATTCTGCCTCTGCCCCATGGGGTACGAGGTGAACAGCCCCAGGATCGTGGAGGCCCTCTACTACGAGTGCGTGCCGGTGATCATCGCAGACAACTTCGTGCTCCCCTTCAGCGACGTGCTGGACTGGACCGCCTTCTCGGTGGTGATCGCCGAGAAGGACATACCCGACCTGAAGAAGATACTCCAGGGGATCTCGCTCCGGAGGTACGTGGCCATGCACAACTGCGTCAAGAGGCTGCAGAGGCACTTCTTGTGGCACGAAAGGCCCATCAGGTATGATCTCTTCCACATGATCCTGCACTCCATTTGGCTCAGCAGAGTGAACCATGTGGAGCTTCACGAGTGA